A genomic window from Buteo buteo chromosome 13, bButBut1.hap1.1, whole genome shotgun sequence includes:
- the MYO15B gene encoding myosin XVB isoform X2, which yields MYSESCLDFIAAKPHGILCILDDQTSLTQATDHTFLQKCHYHHGNSPWYTKPKLPLPVFTVKHYAGPVTYQVYKFLGKNRDQLCLEVLDIFSQSRLKLVSHIFQKAKAAYSQQRELGARGKGLKPQVSTLVSKFQQSLQDLTAKLRRSHAFFIRCITPNPQKLSNIFDVEYVTCQLRHSGILEAIRIRKEGYPVRLPFQNFLGRYGLLAGRRHNCLEEREVCAAVLSHVVGSPSDLYQIGVTKVFLKEKARQLLERRRNQRQSWAVVTLQRNFRCLLRRRRLRVLQEKVIIIQAHFRGYQARKRYRRLKKTLMQFNTMILISRPLIQRRKHCQELEEGKRRRRSLDSGDTENSPNQGMDVGLLEIPADLAALLQLAEGQYREQANQITEALPPEVKVKDNLSLPPNINSYPFSSFIKSQFQKTYFPAPGQPLQHPLTHLDAEYQESALEINKLILRFIGDKNLHGWQEVLLGNYIAGRGLNNVALRNEIFSQVVAQTWKNPDMEHRQRAWVLMATLLSCFAPSPALEKPLLKFVSDHGMEGYNAVCQRKILTAAQHTEIDSTFSRAYPPTQLEWTANQRRGKMVLDVHTFNEEKFSAEVESWMTGEQYAGWLLSARGCDKKSQGWSISMFTGNTWQDLLGCDFVLDLIGEMEEASNLSSSSQSSAEYPITPERDRSFLQSSDLDLIPPAPGIQAPTFPPPSLPPEFNNLHPDPSFRDDLRTPVGLDNYVDDLFSTVLHQGSRVSDMENRDILTGRMKGCGKIGPTQRGIFPSTGFSGMTQASAYQPMPSMIGMPAAMPMMPVSGGIAPMPTMAMPQPVVPAVDPNQLAAQQQAFINQQAMLMAQQVTLQAMSISQQQQQQQQQQQWQQLLENSRPTVSNQPQTPAPAPASGPVPATSPKPKKPPSSQNAAPPPKAPEPPAKADKPAHDYTEDQFSNSEDDDYPPETFQQKREYFQKIGEQQIRVKKVRPPSKTWTPPANPQPKQEEKEEEQEKKEEEKPSPKTEAAPASPLPPPEPKPKKQTPKAKKEPPVVKPSGPELRPAPSREIRNIIKMYQSRPAPEPQPIEPIRRVSKPFIKKNDPKNEALAKLGMMNLPSSKSPSPLPQEKRPPPPPKPKPGSASSSIKEKQLPLLSVFSQESTPPGSQTPPASPPAPSLSSSLLPGTQDWQESTGKNSAVTVAEDDGIKTQLYKLTTSVSFSYVNPAWKIFLRKEVFYPKENFSHPYCLNLLCEQIMRDTFSDSCFRISKEEKRKMKDLLMEFQVGNDIQSIQEDGIKKRIVLAARDNWANYFSRLFPVHGENGSDVQILGVSHRGMRLLKVVKAAGYNPEHLKILCSYSFADVLSVELKGSSALEFSLKTEQLFLHSPKAPCIKAMVELFIEELRQDTNYVVALRSYIADDKSLLSFKKGDLIELLPMQGVEPGWQFGSTGGRCGIFPTSLVQLAAAPDYLSTSMDRCGGLRKSMKASPESRNTSRESSVPSLASERNSIMLVPAGDHYTMMDFATAYFREAQPMQGLKGMSAEKKSAADLVQHTKVPIQQSLLRYSDSELNELATKNFKTLMRFMGDQSKLKDQNEVECIYEILQLCKEKESLHDEVYCQVIKQVTHNPNQESVLRGWLLLNLLTGYFLPSNILMPYATKFLQLASSDPSSTHHDIAKICQSNLRKNFMYGGRRRLPFPVEIEALLKGHGARRLVILMPGGVEYLTRIKTFTVAKELLQEICEQMGAGEQEEIQEFVLFAIRSDSNNLDKMVRPLRSEEYLHDYLLEDKSVTVTLRRLIWRTPLHFENKIYTDVHYGQILWDYLNGRILLSHSKEMEMQVGILAVLQHWAKAEQQNSSLSREELKEYTPQTLQSSIRTQALQNHVGTLLRTRQPLQPVDAKIQFIEHVMKLPFFGYNTYFVERVSDDTIPVPCFFGVNKEEIIVADGTTQEVSCVIPLKELQKMRTLRPVSDGGLPGIEMNYGSAANPKTMWIELSQAKEMYHTIVVILDKTELHH from the exons ATGTACAGCGAGTCATGCCTAGATTTCATTGCTGCAAAACCCCATGGCATCTTGTGTATCCTGGATGACCAGACTTCACTGACTCAG GCCACTGACCACACCTTCCTCCAGAAGTGTCATTACCATCATGGAAACAGCCCTTGGTACACCAAGCCCAAGTTGCCTTTGCCAGTCTTCACTGTGAAGCACTATGCAGGCCCTGTCACCTATCAG GTCTACAAGTTTCTTGGTAAAAACCGTGACCAGCTGTGTCTAGAGGTGCTGGATATCTTCTCTCAGAGCCGCCTCAAG TTGGTGTCTCACATTTTCCAGAAGGCTAAAGCTGCCTATAGTCAGCAAAGGGAGCTGGGGGCCAGAGGCAAAGGGCTCAAGCCTCAGGTCTCCACACTGGTGTCCAAATTCCAGCAGTCCTTGCAGGACCTCACAGCCAAGCTGAGAAG GAGCCATGCCTTCTTCATTCGGTGCATCACCCCTAATCCCCAAAAG CTGTCAAATATCTTTGATGTGGAGTATGTCACTTGTCAGCTGCGACATTCTGGGATACTGGAGGCTATCCGCATTAGAAAGGAGGGATACCCAGTCCGTCTTCCATTCCAGAACTTCCTAGGCAG GTATGGTCTCCTGGCTGGGCGAAGGCACAACTGCTTAGAGGAGAGAGAAGTCTGCGCGGCAGTGCTGTCTCATGTGGTGGGGAGCCCCTCAGATCTCTATCAGATTGGAGTAACAAAG GTCTTTCTGAAGGAGAAGGCTAGGCAGCTTCTGGAGAGACGACGGAaccagaggcagagctgggccgTTGTTACTCTGCAAAGGAACTTCCGATGCCTCCTTCGCCGCAGACGCCTCCGTGTCCTCCAGGAGAAAGTCATAATCATTCAGGCTCACTTCCGAGGTTACCAGGCAAG GAAGCGTTACAGAAGGCTGAAGAAGACTTTGATGCAATTTAACACCATGATTTTAATCTCCAGACCTTTGATTCAAAGGAGGAAGCACTGCCAG GAGTTAGAGGAAGGGAAACGAAGAAGGAGGTCCCTGGACAGTGGTGACACAGAGAACAGTCCCAACCAAGGAATG GATGTGGGACTGCTGGAGATCCCTGCAGACCTTGCTGCCCTCCTGCAGTTAGCTGAAG GTCAGTACCGAGAACAGGCCAACCAGATAACTGAGGCATTGCCTCCAGAAGTCAAGGTCAAAGACAACCTATCCCTCCCACCCAACATCAACAGCtatcctttctcctccttcattAAGTCACAATTCCAG AAAACGTATTTCCCTGCCCCTGGTCAGCCTCTGCAGCACCCCTTAACCCATCTGGATGCTGAATACCAGGAGAGTGCACTTGAGATCAACAAACTG ATTTTGCGGTTCATTGGTGACAAGAATCTCCATGGCTGGCAGGAGGTACTTCTGGGCAACTACATTGCTGGGAGAGGTTTGAATAATGTGGCTCTGCGCAATGAAATCTTCAGTCAGGTGGTTGCCCAGACATGGAAAAACCCAGACATGGAGCACAGGCAGCGAGCTTGGGTCCTGATGGCGACTTTGCTGAGCTGCTTTGCGCCTTCACCAGCACTGGAGAAGCCATTGCTGAa ATTTGTGTCAGATCATGGCATGGAGGGCTACAATGCTGTTTGCCAGCGCAAGATCTtgacagcagcacagcacactGAGATAGACTCTACGTTCTCTCGGGCCTACCCTCCCACTCAGCTGGAGTGGACTGCAAaccagaggagaggaaagatggTGCTGGATGTTCACACTTTTAATG AGGAGAAGTTCTCAGCTGAGGTGGAGTCTTGGATGACTGGGGAGCAGTATGCAGGCTGGCTCCTGAGTGCAAG GGGCTGTGATAAGAAGTCTCAAGGGTGGTCTATCTCCATGTTTACTGGCAACACATGGCAGGACCTGCTGGGCTGTGACTTTGTGCTGGACCTCATTGGAGAGATGGAGGAGGCCAGCAACCTCAGCAGTTCCTCTCAGTCCTCAGCTGAGTACCCCATCACTCCTGAAAGGGACAGAAGCTTCCTCCAGAGCTCTGACCTGGATTT GatccctcctgctccaggcaTCCAGGCCCCTACCTTTCCACCACCTAGTTTGCCTCCAGAATTCAACAATCTCCATCCAG ATCCAAGCTTCAGAGACGACCTGAGGACCCCTGTAGGCTTGGATAACTATGTGGATGATCTCTTCAGCACTGTGCTGCATCAAGGCTCCAGAGTATCA GATATGGAGAACAGGGACATTCTGACTGGACGCATGAAAGGATGTGGGAAGATTGGACCCACACAGAGAGGAATCTTTCCTTCTACGG GCTTCTCTGGAATGACTCAAGCATCAGCTTACCAGCCCATGCCTTCAATGATTGGGATGCCAGCAGCCATGCCTATGATGCCAGTGTCTGGTGGGATTGCACCTATGCCAA CCATGGCTATGCCCCAGCCTGTGGTTCCAGCTGTAGATCCCAATCAGTTAGCAGCACAACAGCAAGCCTTTATCAACCAGCAAGCCATGCTCATG GCCCAGCAGGTGACCCTTCAAGCCATGAGcatttcccagcagcagcaacagcagcagcaacagcagcagtggcAACAGCTTCTTGAGAACTCAAGGCCAACAGTCTCAAATCAACCACAaactccagctccagctccagcctcaggTCCAGTCCCAGCCACTTCCCCAAAACCCAAGAAGCCTCCCAGCAGCCAGAATGCTGCACCACCACCAAAGGCTCCAGAACCGCCAGCTAAGGCAGACAAACCG GCTCATGACTACACGGAAGACCAGTTCTCCAACAGTGAAGATGATGACTATCCTCCAGAAACCTTCCAGCAGAAGagagaatattttcagaagataG GAGAGCAACAGATCCGAGTGAAGAAAGTGAGGCCTCCTTCCAAAACTTGGACCCCTCCAGCAAATCCCCAGccaaagcaggaagaaaaggaagaggagcaggagaagaaggaagaagagaagccTAGCCCTAAAACAGAGGCAG CTCCTGCTTCACCTTTGCCACCTCCTGAGCCAAAGCCAAAAAAGCAGACACCAAAAGCGAAGAAGGAGCCACCTGTAGTGAAGCCTTCAGGCCCTGAGTTGCGGCCTGCACCTAGCCGGGAGATCCGCAACATCATCAAAATGTACCAGAGCAGGCCAGCCCCTGAGCCCCAGCCTATCGAGCCTATCAG AAGAGTGTCCAAGCCATTTATTAAGAAGAACGACcccaaaaatgaggctctggcCAAGCTTGGAATGATGAACCTCCCATCTTCCAAATCA CCATCCCCCCTGCCACAAGAGAAGAGACCACCTCCACCTCCCAAGCCCAAGCCAGGCTCAGCTTCCAGTTCTATCAAGGAGAAGCAGTTGCCTCTCCTGTCAGTCTTCAGCCAGGAGAGTACCCCACCAGGTTCCCAGACCCCTCctgcttcccctcctgccccatcacTGTCTTCGTCTCTCCTGCCTGGGACCCAAGACTGGCAGGAATCCACAGGGAAGA ACTCTGCTGTAACAGTAGCAGAAGATGATGGTATCAAGACCCAGCTGTACAAGCTCACTACCAGTGTCAGCTTTTCCTATGTCAACCCTGCCTGGAAAATCTTTCTGCGCAAAGAG GTGTTTTACcccaaagaaaatttcagtcaCCCTTATTGTCTGAACTTGCTGTGTGAACAG aTCATGCGTGACACTTTCTCTGATTCCTGCTTTCGGATCTCCAAGGAGGAGAAGCGCAAGATGAAAGACCTGCTGA TGGAGTTCCAGGTTGGCAATGACATCCAGTCCATTCAGGAAGATGGGATAAAGAAGAGGATTGTACTGGCTGCTCGGGATAACTGGGCTAACTATTTCTCCCGCCTTTTCCCGGTTCAT GGCGAAAATGGAAGTGATGTCCAGATCCTGGGTGTTTCTCACCGGGGCATGCGGCTGCTGAAGGTGGTGAAAGCAGCTGGCTATAATCCTGAGCACCTGAAGATTCTTTGCAGCTACAG CTTTGCAGATGTGCTGTCAGTGGAACTGAAGGGCAGCAGTGCCCTGGAGTTCTCTCTGAAGACAGAGCAGCTCTTCCTGCACTCTCCGAAGGCTCCGTGCATCAAGGCTATGGTGGAACTCTTCATCGAGGAGCTGAGGCAG GATACCAACTACGTTGTTGCTCTGCGCAGCTACATTGCAGATGACAAGAGCCTTCTTAGCTTCAAGAAGGGTGATCTCATTGAGTTACTGCCCATGCAAGGCGTGGAGCCAG GCTGGCAGTTTGGCTCCACTGGTGGCCGCTGCGGTATTTTCCCCACTAGTCTGGTGCAATTGGCTGCAGCCCCTGATTACCTCAGTACCAGCATGGACAGATGTGGAGGGCTGCGGAAGAGCATGAAAGCTTCCCCAGAGAGCAGGAACaccagcagggag AGTTCTGTTCCCAGCCTGGCATCAGAACGCAACAGCATCATGTTAGTCCCTGCTGGTGATCATTATACCATGATGGACTTCGCCACAGCCTACTTCCGAGAGGCTCAGCCCAT GCAGGGACTGAAGGGGATGTCTGCTGAAAAGAAGAGTGCAGCTGACCTGGTCCAGCACACCAAG GTCCCAATCCAGCAGTCTTTGCTCCGGTACTCTGATAGTGAGCTGAATGAGCTTGCCACAAAGAACTTCAAGA CTCTGATGCGGTTCATGGGAGATCAATCAAAACTTAAGGACCAGAATGAGGTTGAATGCATCTATGAAATCCTTCAG CTGTGCAAGGAGAAGGAGAGTTTGCATGATGAGGTCTACTGCCAGGTCATCAAACAGGTCACCCACAACCCTAACCA GGAGAGCGTGCTGCGTGGTTGGTTGCTCCTAAACCTGCTAACTGGGTATTTCCTCCCTTCTAACATCCTGATGCCCTATGCCACCAAGTTTTTGCAGCTAGCCAGCAGTGACCCATCTAGCACCCACCACG aTATAGCCAAGATCTGTCAGAGCAACCTGCGGAAAAATTTCATGTacgggggccgccgccgccttcctTTCCCTGTGGAGATAGAGGCATTGCTG AAGGGGCATGGTGCCCGCCGGCTAGTGATCCTGATGCCTGGAGGTGTGGAATACCTCACCAGAATAAAGACATTCACT GTGGCCAAGGAGCTCTTGCAGGAGATCTGTGAGCAGATGGGGGCAGGCGAACAGGAAGAGATACAagaatttgttctttttgcCATCAGGAGTGACAGCAATAATCTCG ATAAAATGGTGAGGCCGTTAAGATCAGAGGAGTATCTTCATGATTACCTGCTGGAGGACAAGTCGGTCACTGTGACTTTACGCAGGCTCATCTGGAGGACACCTCTGCACTTTGAGAACAAAATTTATACTGATGTCCATTATGGACAG ATCCTGTGGGATTACCTGAATGGGAGGATACTGTTGAGCCATAGTAAAGAAATGGAGATGCAGGTGGGCATTTTGGCAGTGCTCCAGCACTGGgccaaagcagaacagcagaaCTCTTCTCTCTCCAG GGAAGAGCTGAAGGAGTACACACCACAGACCCTGCAGTCCTCCATCAGAACCCAGGCTCTGCAGAACCATGTTGGCACGCTGCTGAGAACCAGGCAGCCCCTCCAGCCAGTGGATGCAAAAATCCAGTTCATAG